The following DNA comes from Amycolatopsis albispora.
GGTTCTCGGCGCGCACGGCCGCGTCCGGGTGTTCGCCGACGCCGACCACCCTGGCCTTCGTCCGCGACGCCATGCCCGCGACCAGCGCGTCGTCGAGGTTGAGCACCGCGATGCCGTCTTCCGGCAGCGCCTCGGGCAGTTCGCCCTTGGCCTTGGCGATGCCCTCACGCGAACCGAACTCGCCGACGTGCGCACTGCCCACGTTGAGCACCACGCCGATGCGCGGCGGCGCGATCCGGGCCAGCTCGGCGATGTGCCCCGGCCCGCGCGCGGACATCTCGAGCACCAGGTACCGGGTGCTCGCGTCGGCACGCAGCGCGGTCCACGGGTGGCCCAGCTCGTTGTTGAACGAACCGGGCGGCGCGACCGTCGGGCCCAGCGGTTCGAGCAGCTGCGCGATCAGGTCCTTGGTGGAGGTCTTGCCCGACGAGCCGGTCACGCCGACCACGGTCAGCCCGGTCTTCGCCAGCTCACCGACCACGTGCGCGGCGAGCTTGCCGAGCGCGGCCAGCACGGCGGCACCGGAACCGTCGGAGTCCCCGGTGAGCACCATCGCGCGCTCGTTCGCCTGCCCGTCGGCCAGCGGCGGCACGATCACCGCGGGCGCGTCGACCTCGCGGGCCGCGAGCACCCCGGCCGCGCCGGCGGCCACCGCCTTGGCGGCGAAGGTGTGCCCGTCGACCTTCTCGCCGGGCAGCGCGATGAACAGCCCGCCTTCGGTGAGCTGCCGCGAGTCGAACTCCACCGATCCGGTGACCCGCTGGCTGCCGTCGGTGCCGTGCAGCCGCCCGCCGACGATCTCGGCGATTTCGGCCAGGGTCAGCGCGATCACGCGTGCACCCCCAGCCTGATGCGGATCGCGGCCTCCAGCTCGTCGCGGTCGGAGAAGGGGTGCACCACGCCGTGTGCCTCCTGCCCGGTCTCGTGGCCCTTGCCCGCGACGAGCACGATGTCGCCCGGGCCTGCCAGTTCCACCGCACGCGCGATGGCCGCGCGCCGGTCGCCGATTTCCTCGATCTCGCCGCCCGCGGCACCGGCCGACCGCGCACCGGCGAGCATCGCCGCGCGGATCGGTTCCGGGTCCTCGGAACGGGGGTTGTCGTCGGTCACGATCAGCACGTCGCTGCGCCTGGCCGCGGCCTCGCCCATCATCGGGCGCTTGGCGGTGTCGCGGTCGCCACCGCAGCCGAGCACGGTGATCACACGGCCGTCGGTGCGGGCACGCAGTGCGTCGAGCGCCTGCGCCACCGCGGCCGGCTTGTGCGCGTAGTCGACCACCGCGGTGAACGGCTGTCCCAAGTGGACGCGTTCCATCCGGCCCGGCACCTCGACCTCGCTCAGCCCGCGCACGATGTCGGGCAGTTCCACGCCGGTGACGTCCAGGATCGCCGCGGCCAGCAGCGCGTTGGCCACGTTGAACTCACCCGGCAGCGGGATCTTCGCCGCGGCGGTGCGGCCACCCGGCGCGTGCAGCACGAACGACTGCTCGCCGGTGGGCAGCGCGGTGAGCTCGGTGGCGGTCCAGGCCGCCTCGTTCTCCGGTTCGGTGGACACGGTCACCGTGTGCGGGGTGACCAGCGCCTGCCCCCACGCGCTGTCGACCACCACCACCTCGGTGGTGGACCGGCCGTCGAACAGCAGCGACTTGGCGGCGAAGTAGTCCTCCATGTCGCGGTGGAAGTCCAGGTGGTCCTGCGACAGGTTGGTGAACGCGCCGACCGCGAACCGGGTGCCGGTGACCCGGCCCAGCGCCAGCGCGTGGCTGGACACCTCCATCGGCACGTGCGTGACGCCCTGCTCCACCATCACCGCGAACAGCGCCTGCAGGTCGGGCGCCTCCGGGGTGGTGAACGCGCTGGCCAGCCGCTCACCCGCGATCCGGGTCTCCACCGTGCCGATCAGCCCGGTGGTGCGGCCCGCGGCACGCAACCCGGAGTCGATCAGGTAGGCCGTGGTGGTCTTGCCGGAGGTACCGGTCACGCCGAGCACCGAGAGCTTCAGCGACGGCTCGCCGTAGATCCACGCGGCCATCAGGCCGAGCGCCTGGCGCGGCTCGGGGTGCACGAGCACCGGCAGCCCGGAGTCGCGCACGGCGGGGCGCTCGGCGCCCGCCTCGTCGGTGAGCACCGCGGTGGCACCGGCGGCGATCGCGGCTTCGGCGAAGTCGGCGCCGTGGGCGCGGGCACCGGGCAGGGCGGCGAACAGGTCACCGGGCAGGACGTGCTGGGCGCGCAGGGTCGCGCCGGTCACCGCCGTCTCCACGCTTTCGGGTGGCGCGATCAGCCGGGCGTCGGCGCGGGCGACCAGCGTGTTCAGCGGCACCGGCTCGGTCAGCGCCGGCCGGGGCGGTGCGACGACGGCCTTCACCGGGCTGTCCGGCACCTGCCCGCCGGACCTGCCAGGCCCATCGTTGTTGACAGACACAGGCGGCAGGTTACCGGCGGCGCATTCGGGTGACCCAAGGCGGTACTGGGTGCGAGCGGCCGATCGCTCTTTGGTAGCGCGGAACTCTCCCCCGGGCCGGGGAGCCGGGTCACAGTGCGGTGAGTTCGGCGATCTTCCAGGAGCCGTCGATTTTCTTCGCGCGCACGTCGAGATGGGCGGCCGAAGAGGTCTGCCCGTTCTCGCCGGGACGCAGCGTCTGCTGGTCGAGGAACACCAGCAACCGCGCGCTGTCGGCCCGCAGTTCCCGCACGCCCGCCGAGCGGATCGTGGTGGTGCGCACCAGTTTCTCCGCCTCCGCCTGCTGCCGCGCCGCGGCGAAGCTCTCCTGGTACTGGGTGACCGCCTTGTCCACCAGCAGCCCGCCCGCGGCGCGCTCGGTCCGGTCGAGATTGGCGTAGTCGTAGGAGAAAATCGCCTTCACCGCGGCACCGACCTGATCGGAGACCTCGGCCGTGGCAGCGGCGTCCACCAGCGCGAGGTTCGCCGACGGATCGCCTTCGGACAGCCGCGCCGCCTCCACGCCGAACCAGACCGCGCACCCGGTGGCGAGCACTAGCACCGCCGCGAGCACGGCGATCGAAGTGGCCAGCCGGGAATCCGTTTTGCCCGTTTCCGCCGATTCTTCCGCCGGCTTTTCCGATTCGGTGCCGTCGGTGCCGGAGACGGCATCGGTGTCCAGTTCCAGCGTGCCCGAATGCGTTTCGGTGAATTCTTCGCCGGTTTCCGTGTCCTGCTTGTCAGTACCCATCATCAGCCCGCCTGGACGGCGCTCACCTTCCAGCCCTGGTCGGTCCGGGTCAGTTCGACGGACAGCCGGCTGCGGTTGGGCACCGGCGGCTCGTTGTTGATCCCGATCCGCACGTCCAGCACGGCGACCAGCCGCGCGGTGTCTGGCAGCAGCTCCACCAGCGCCGCCTGCCGCACCGACGCGGTGGCCATGGTCCTGGTCTCCGCCGTGCGCTTGAGGTGCTCCTCGCGGTCGGTGGCCAGGTCCTTGCCGAACTGCCCGGTGCTGACCTGCAGCCAGCGGTCGTAGTCGAACTGCACGGTGCGGTAGTCGACCGTGTTCAGCGCGGTCAGCGCGGTGGAGGCGGTGGACAGCACTTCGTCGCGCTCACGCGCGCGGGTCAGCTCGTCGTCCTGCGCGGCGGCCCGCCACGACCAGCCGAACCAGGCGGCCGCGGCCACGGCGAGCACCGCGGCCACCAGCAGGCCACGCCGCAGCAGGCGGAGGTTCACGGATTTCACACGCGCACGATTCCAGATCAACCGGGCAAGCCCAAGAGTCCGCCGACATTTTCCGAGCCGGGCCGCCCGGCCAGGTCCAGCAGGCCGGGAAGCTTGGGCTGCCCCGGCGGCGCCGGTGCCTGCGGTGACGGCTTGGCGGGCACCTCGACCGGCTTGCCCGCGTACGGCGCGTTCTGCGCCCCGCGCACCCCGGTCGGACTGCCCGGTGGCTCCGCGCAGTACGCCTCGGTGTTGGCGGGCAGTTCGCTGGTGTCGTTCGCGGGCCGTTGCTTGGTGCCCTCGTAACCCTTCGTGCACGAGTACGGGTCGAACAGGTTCAGCACAAAACCGAGGTGGCCCTCCCCGTTCGAGGTGACCGACCGGCTGAACGCGGAGATCACCGGATACGCCACCAGCAGCTGTTCCACCGCGTCCACCCGCACGGTGGTGATCTGCGCGGTGGTCAGCAGGTTGGCGAAGACCACCCCGAGATCAGTGCCCGAGGTGGCCAGCACGTCGCTGACCTGCCTGCTCAGCTTCGGCGCGTCGTCGATCACCTTGCGGAGCTGCGGGTCGGACTCCTTCAGCTGCGCGCTGATCTCCTTGAGCCCGCTGGCCAGCGAAGTCAGGTTGTCGCCCTGGCGCCGCTGCGTGTCCAGCACCACCCGGGCGTCGGCGAGCAGCGCCCGGGTGTCGGGCAGGTGCTCGGTCGCGGTGGTGGTGAACGAGCCCGCGGTGTCCAGCAGCAGCCGCAGGTCGGGCCCGGCGTCGGCGAAGGCGAGATAGGTCTCGTCCACCACCGTCCGCAGCGACTGGGGATCCACACTGGACACCAGCGAGTCCAGATTGGACAGCACGGTGTCCGGTGACACCGGGAGCTGCGTGCGATCCTTGGTGATCACGCTGCCTTCTTCGAGGTACGGCGCGTTCTCGTGCAGCGGCCGCAGGTCCACGTACTGCTCCCCGACCGCCGAGCGGTTGGCGACCACCGCCGCGGTGTCGGCGGGGATCTTGGGCCCGTCGTCGGCCAGGTCCAGCCGGACGTCCACGCCGTCGGGCCGCAGCACCAGCTCGGTCACCTTGCCGACGGTCACCCCGCGGTAGGTCACCTCGGCGTTGACGAAGATGCCGCCGGAATCGGCCAGCCGCGCGGTGACCAGGTAACCACGCGCGCCGAACAGCCGGTCCAGCCCGGCGTAGTTGCCGCCCGCGTAGACCACCGAGACCACGGCGATCAGCACAAAGGCGATCAGCTGGATGCGGTGCTTGCGGCCGAGCGTCATCAGCCACCTCCCAGGATGCCGTCGAGCAGGCCGTCCAGCCCGCCGAGCACACCGCCGCCCGGCACGCCCAGCGGTGGTGGCGCGGTCGGCAGCGGTAGTGACGGCGGCGGGGGCGCCGACGGGTTCTGCGGCAGCGCGATCGGTGGTTGCGAGGAGTTGAGGAAGTTCTGCACCAGTGAATCCAGGTTGAGGTCGACGCGGGCACGCACGTTCGCGTAGTCGCCCTTGACCACCGCGCCCGCCGCGTCCGGGAACGGGTAGGTGGGCAGGATCTTCAGCGCGGTCGGCAGGTTCTGCCCCGCTTCGGCCAGCTTCTCCAGTGTCGGCTCCAGCGCGCGCAGGTCGGCGATCAGCTCGTCGCGGCTGGCGTTGACCGTGGTCACCGCGACATCGGAGAGCTTGTCCAGCGACTGCAGCATGCCGACCAGCTGATCGCGTTGCGTGGTGACCACCTGCAGCCCCGGCGCGAGGTCGTTCAGCGCCACCTCGAGGTCGTCGGTCTGCGAGTTGAGCGTGC
Coding sequences within:
- a CDS encoding UDP-N-acetylmuramoyl-tripeptide--D-alanyl-D-alanine ligase, which produces MIALTLAEIAEIVGGRLHGTDGSQRVTGSVEFDSRQLTEGGLFIALPGEKVDGHTFAAKAVAAGAAGVLAAREVDAPAVIVPPLADGQANERAMVLTGDSDGSGAAVLAALGKLAAHVVGELAKTGLTVVGVTGSSGKTSTKDLIAQLLEPLGPTVAPPGSFNNELGHPWTALRADASTRYLVLEMSARGPGHIAELARIAPPRIGVVLNVGSAHVGEFGSREGIAKAKGELPEALPEDGIAVLNLDDALVAGMASRTKARVVGVGEHPDAAVRAENLVLDEQARASFRLVTAAGSADVKLPLHGEHHVGNALSAAAVALELGASLEDVAARLSAVTRRSARRMEVTTREDGLVVLNDSYNANPESVRAALKALASMSAGRRSWAVLGVMGELGADSVAAHDEIGRLAVRLNIGRLVVVGEEAAAMHQGASHEGSWGEESVLVPDTDAAIALLREQLRPQDVVLVKASKAAALWRVADAVLAGTGGEA
- a CDS encoding MCE family protein, yielding MTLGRKHRIQLIAFVLIAVVSVVYAGGNYAGLDRLFGARGYLVTARLADSGGIFVNAEVTYRGVTVGKVTELVLRPDGVDVRLDLADDGPKIPADTAAVVANRSAVGEQYVDLRPLHENAPYLEEGSVITKDRTQLPVSPDTVLSNLDSLVSSVDPQSLRTVVDETYLAFADAGPDLRLLLDTAGSFTTTATEHLPDTRALLADARVVLDTQRRQGDNLTSLASGLKEISAQLKESDPQLRKVIDDAPKLSRQVSDVLATSGTDLGVVFANLLTTAQITTVRVDAVEQLLVAYPVISAFSRSVTSNGEGHLGFVLNLFDPYSCTKGYEGTKQRPANDTSELPANTEAYCAEPPGSPTGVRGAQNAPYAGKPVEVPAKPSPQAPAPPGQPKLPGLLDLAGRPGSENVGGLLGLPG
- a CDS encoding UDP-N-acetylmuramoyl-L-alanyl-D-glutamate--2,6-diaminopimelate ligase, translated to MKAVVAPPRPALTEPVPLNTLVARADARLIAPPESVETAVTGATLRAQHVLPGDLFAALPGARAHGADFAEAAIAAGATAVLTDEAGAERPAVRDSGLPVLVHPEPRQALGLMAAWIYGEPSLKLSVLGVTGTSGKTTTAYLIDSGLRAAGRTTGLIGTVETRIAGERLASAFTTPEAPDLQALFAVMVEQGVTHVPMEVSSHALALGRVTGTRFAVGAFTNLSQDHLDFHRDMEDYFAAKSLLFDGRSTTEVVVVDSAWGQALVTPHTVTVSTEPENEAAWTATELTALPTGEQSFVLHAPGGRTAAAKIPLPGEFNVANALLAAAILDVTGVELPDIVRGLSEVEVPGRMERVHLGQPFTAVVDYAHKPAAVAQALDALRARTDGRVITVLGCGGDRDTAKRPMMGEAAARRSDVLIVTDDNPRSEDPEPIRAAMLAGARSAGAAGGEIEEIGDRRAAIARAVELAGPGDIVLVAGKGHETGQEAHGVVHPFSDRDELEAAIRIRLGVHA